The nucleotide sequence tggcgccaaagatggcgtctcgcgcttcattcgtcaattgagatttttggaaaatatttcaaaatgctctatctcgcgaacgggctgagatttcttcttactctttttttattagaaagataattttatactttttaaaatgatataCTAATTTTCGCATTATCtgctgaagttttttttttgtaaaggtcttttgatttttttttaaataaattaaaaattattatttctcaaaaaccccattctcaacaattttcatttttttactgttgatcagtaacattgagtactacattctctgaaaaggcgagcttccatttttgcgcttattttttttaaatattcaaaatttgatagcattttcaaaaaagaaaaaataccagttaaactcaaaattttgagttcaacttttcagggaatacagtactccactacttataaacagttaaaaaatcaaaaattttctatctcccgtttttgaaaaaaaattttttttttgattttcaaataaaaatgccttttattgacaaatttacaactttaagatacatttaacACACGtgtcaaaatgttgattttttttaacctagaattagtttctttttatttttcaaaaaaaatccaaaaattatcGAAACTATTATTTTtgagaaacttaaagaaaacaaaaaaacataattagtacatttattaaatattatttaaagctttatttttgtcaataaaaggcatttttatttgaaaatcaaaaaataataattttttcaaaaacgggagatcgaaaaattttgattttttaattgtttataagtattgtggagtactgtactccctgaaaaattgaactcgaaattttgagtttaactggtatttttttcttttttgaaaatgttgtaaaatttgaatatttaaaaaaaaaaaaagcgcaaaagtggaagctcgccttttcagagAATGTAGTACTCTTACTGTTACTGATCAacggtaaaaaaataaaaatgtttgagaatgggatttttgagaaaaataaatttttaaattttttcaaaaataatcaaaagaccgttacaaaaaaaacttgagtagataatacgaaaactagtatatcgttttaaaaagtataaaattatctttcaaataaaacaaagagtaagaagaaatctcaacccgttcgcgagatagagcattttaaaatatttgccaaaaatctcatttgacgaatgaagcgcgagacgccatctttttgacgccatgtatctctggccagaaattttttttgggcgaaaaaaaataACGATATATTATTTGATCCTGTATTTATTGTATAGTCCTACATGTTACTTTCTGTATCCTGGgcatgaaccaataaacttattattattattattattattattttaatacagtgcccgctttctaatccggatgattgggagacgtctcgcaaatataatacaagttttttttgtagaattagaataaaagtcataaaaaaagattaaaaagacataattagagaatgcTATGCTAttgtacttcatttattaaacaaaaacatcacaggataattcattttcattactgaacacacatgcatacgtgacctcaaaattattttaaatgtaaccgtcgataactcgtccggattacggcgatccggattagagagcgggcactgtatatgcaaaattcaaaaacatctgagACCACTCattcttaaggagtgtttcttggaaccttgtagacagtttatcgtctttattatCTCTTAAAGcattattaatacattttaaaatgaagaaaaaatatagacatagctttggtgccccatttcagccaccttcattctcatagtttcttgcccttccggaattctcccAATGTCTTTTTCCTACATCATCTCGTtggtcgaagcgatatttttttgatatattttgcaaattatatAAACTCCAAAGTatgcaaaactaaaaattcatagaaattcgtggaacaaaaaagtggccggaattgcaagctggacgaaatttggtacacttaccctaatagtctttaactctttcgcgtccatagggtaatgtcatgactcggggaaaagttttttttgggtatttacattaattgaaatctatctgttcgtgcacgacatcataatagaaggatgtaagattcttggctcattttctcaagactccagttagatttcaattaatgtaaatagccaaaaagaaacttttttccccgggtcatatatgaccctatggacgcgaaagagttaaacttgGAATACTTTACTGCGTAAAATGTtttaatcctattttttttaacacttttattATCCGATTATAGCctttttcatcaaattataaTTAGGCTATTCTACCCCAGCTTAAAAATACATTCCTTTTtgggtagggggaagtggggcacctttgaaattgggatttgtcacctatttttaaataaaactgagccTTCCgtgtcgtgatataatttagctgcacaaacatattgagacgctaaattacattgtggtatggctcagttccacttaaacataggtgaaaaatctcaaattcaaaGGTTCCCTCTGCTTCCTCCTATCCAAAGTCCCAAGtgaggcgaaagagttaaaggattTTCTGCTCAATAATGAAATAATACATTCCTTtaataaatacatatttttttcttaagttttttccattaaaaattttgtcatttaataactctttttattgtgaaaagaattacttcaatttattttaagaacttAGTCAAGATGTCAAATATTATTTCATGAGCAGTCAATCTGTAAccttaatggtgctattccaacgaAAAATGGAAAGGATTTATTTCCTGGACATTTTTCAGCAATTTACTCtttcttaagtgcttctgcattatcgacttttatttGTGTTGATTACTATTGCAATTGTTCATtggttttggaacacgacgaggaacaaacaaaaagaaaagtcgataatgcagaaacacttgagaatagtcatgtattaaaaaaaatattcaggaaaaagAATTCCCCTgtccatttttcattgaaatagcaccataaaaCTGTAACAAAATTTGCACAATTTCTAGGAattatacaatttaaaaaattatatataaaataaaataaactaaggctgtcaatgggtcaagtgatagagcactcgctctatgatgcaagtgtcccgggttcgaatcgcctttaggttaccaggatgttttctggcgttaaaggtgttcggattgcatccagtaagcttcactgcacttgatttccacggggcatgggactgacaacctcattccgaataagaataaaataataatgcatatctaGAAATCCTCTTGTGGGAAGACCTAGTTTCTTCATGAAATGTTGtgccaaaattattaatattattattattattaaaataaaataaatgataacGAATACGTTTGtaaaggtaaaaaaataaaacctgcctaatggtgctattctaatgaaaaaagaaacatgtttttttacgcattttactgttctcaaatgcttctgcattatcgacttttctttgtgttggtttctgtctcgattattttctctatttcgCGTTGTGTTCCAAAAGTACataaaacagtcgtgacaagaaccaacacaaagaaaagtcgatcatGCAGAAACATGgcaacagccatgtactaaaaaaaatgtacaggaGGAACattaccatttttaatttttcactactaTTGCGTTGGAAAATGTGTTCTagaccttttttttattttctgacctTCAAAAAACAAGgttaaatatccaaaaaaatcatgatttaaAATGGGAAGGGGACCAGAACGAAAAGTTCTGAAACCTAAAACAAATTTGGAATTGATTAAATAGGGGATACCGCGAAGGCTATAAGTagctatctcaaaccgtttgacctctaattCTAAAACAACTGAACGAACGGACAACATGATCgtcgaaaaacttaaaaatttcggTATTTCCTTCCACTTCAACTCTACTTTTCTAAAAATGCACTataaacttctttaaaattcTTAATGATCAGCCCTTTGGCTTTTCTCACTCTCGCAATATAATGTACTCCCGCCAAATCCAATTAAAAAGCCACACACTCCTCGCAGTCTGAATGGGCAAATGGAAGGTCTATTTACATCatttcgttctttttttttctatttgcctCATTTTCTCGCCTTCTAGCCAATATTTACGTCACGAATGAAAATCAAACAATTGATCAGGAGGAATTTCAATCGACAGATAGAAATGTAATTTTCAGCAAATTGTACACAAACCATTATTTATGCCTCCATCATCATCTCGCGGGTGTCTTCCATTGCCTCTTCCTCGAGTTGCTTCTCGAGCTCCTTGGCCGGAACATAGGTGATCTCTTCTTCCTCCAGATCCATCTGACTATCCTCCAGTTCCTTCTCTTTGGCCCTCCTTTCGCGCAGACCAGCCGCTGGGGATCGAATGAGTGCCATATTCCTCTGAACATCCTTGACATCCATCTCAATTTCAACTTGAGTGCCCTTTCGCAGGCGCTCCATGACAAAGTGCCTCTCACGGCGTTCCTTAATCTCTGTAATCTTCTGCATGGCGTCCAGTGTGCGATTCCACAGTTCCCTGTTGTACTTCACAGGAATGTTCCGGCGCTTCTCGAATTCAAAGCTCGGATCAACTGTGAGCTCCTTCCCAGCTGTCTTTCTGTATGCCTTTGTCCACCTGGTCTTGCGTGGGTTCTTCTTCCTCTTAAAAGCCCTGTGGCATTTTGATCTGCAGAATTTGAAGACCTAAAAAAAGCCCCAGaaaaaaactatgagaatgCTTCCGGGAAATTTTGTTTGCATTTTTAATCGCTTACTTTGCAGTCATTTCGTACAAATTGTACGCCCTTGCCTGGGTAGATTTTTGAGGAGCAAAAATAGCACGTTTCTATGcgcattttatataaatttattcactaCAAACACTAAAAATCGAGCTGCTTTCGTCCCGTGAAAAACATGTGTTTATCCACTGACATTACtacaaatgtgaggttatgttcactGGCATGATAGTTTCGCGCTTGAaaaattctatgtttttttgtttatattttttaggacaATTTTTGTTTACGATCGTGAAAAAAGTTAGTTTTATTGGTTTTTAGCAAAGAAAATGGATGATTTTGAATCAAGACGAGAAAAGGCTGCATATTTTCACACCCTTTCGTCTGTTTTATTCTGCCTTAGAGGGAAAAGTATAGTGATAGATTTGAAGAATGAAGCAATTGCTTGTGGGATTGTTGACGAAGTTGATGGGTAAATAAAATGACTAAATTGGGATAAAATGCTTAGGTAAGCATATTAAATATTAGATTGAACTCTTATCTTGCAGATTTATGAATGTCAACCTGAGAAAAGTGGTATTTGTGAGTGAAAAAGGTGAACAGAGGATGTTTGAACAATTCTATGTTCCTAAACGAAAAATTCGTTATGTTCATCTGCCCAAATTGGAGGTAAGAATTTTCTGCAGGAATTTTCCATCTCAATTTTATGCTTCGATGTGTCAAATGCATGCCCCATGGACTGGGTTGGGAGAACGCACAATCCATTATGTGCAAAATGGGGTTTCGGCAGCGCGCGCTTCATGGGAAAATGCTCTCTATCAAAAATGATACCACGTCATAAGAAATGTCAGCTGTGGGTCAGGTGAAGATTTTCCTCAATAGGAAAATTTACCCATTTTCCTCCCTAAAAGTCCACGAATCCCACAAATTACTATGTTAACCACGAGAGGATTGAATTACATTCTAGCACCATTTAGTGTAGGTAGCAAAATTGTGAGATGTCAGGGTGTTTGCTGTACAAGGAGTTTTTTCGTGGATTATCAGAGTGACTTTGGGATATTTAGTGTAGAAAAAAACAAGTACAAACATCTCACGAGGTCACTGTCGACGAGAAGAAGTGTCAGAACAACGGATTTGGGTGATACCAGAATCAGTGAGAAAGCAGGCAAAATGGCCAGTAAATTCAATTTGAGTGATTACGACTTTGTGGGCTTTGATCTCGATAACACTGTACTGAGGTACAATATTCGCAATGTGGTTGAGATGGAGTATCAGCAGTTGGCCAAGTACCTCGTTAACAAGAAAGGTTATAGCGCCAAGTTGCTGCATCAAACCCTGGAGGATGGTGTGGATTTTCTGCAAAAGGGTCTCGTTCTGGACTGCGAAAAGGGGAATATTCTTAGGATTTCACGCACAGGAACTGTCCTCAGGGCAGCTCATGGCTCGCGCTTTCTCACAGATGACGAAATTATTGGGTACTATGGGCCAGAGAAACGCTGGAGCCTTATAGAGCAATACAGCTCAAATATTCTGGATATTTGGAATGGTCCAGTGTCCATGAAGTTGCGGAATCTACTAGATTACTTCGACATGCCCGTGTCCCTTCTGTTTAGTCGTATTGTAGACACCATTGATGCTGAACATGGTAAGGTTCAATCTAAATACTCTGTCTGGCCAGATATTCTTTCTGGGCTTGTGCACATCTATTCCCGGGAACACTTCAAAAGTGGCGTTAGTGAATACTTCAATCTGATCAAAGCACATCCCGAGAAGTATCTCCTCAAAACCAATCCCAGTATCATCAAGTGGCTTAGAGAGATCAAACGCACAAAGGCTACTTTCCTCCTGACCGGATCCAATACGGATTTTGCCGATTTCACAGCCAACTACGCTCTTGGGGATCAATGGCGAGATCTCTTTGACGCGGTGATTTGTTTTGCCAGGAAGCCGGCTTTCTTTTCCGATCGTAGACCCTTCCTTGAGGTTTCTGGGTACGAAGAATGTGGTCCTGCGGACGTGAATAACTTGCGCCTTGGTCAGATCTATACTCAGGGAAATGCTACTGATCTCGTGGAGATGCTGAAGCAGAAGAATCCAGTGGATAATCCAAAAGTCCTGTACGTTGGAGACAATCTCATTCAGGATGTATTTGCACCATCCACAATCTGCGGATGGGATACTGTGGCAGTCAGTGAGGAATTGAATCACAGAGAACCCGATGAGAAACTCATCAAATCAAACTGCTGGGATTCTTACTTCAGCTGTGGTGGTCAGAAGTCTTTCTGGAGTGAAATCATTGAGAAGCATTCAAAGATTTGTATTCCCTCTTTGGATGTTCTTGCCGAAAAACCCTTAGACTACTCCTATCCAGCTTTTGGGGATGACTCTGAGACACGAGGCTATCACAAGTAGAACTTGATCCCTCTTATGaaaatccttgttttttttctctcaaagaTGCCCATTGGGAGCCTCCTAGAAGCTCAATTTTCTGGCTCTTCTCGCCGCCAGAAGAATCCTAGACATCAAAAGAAATCCTTCAAGCAACTGCGCAGCCATCGTTACCAACAGGAAATTCTCAGAGAGCACAGATTAGCTGAATCTACTTCCACtggaaaaatttcagaaattgaaTGCAAAAACCCtagcaataaaaccaataaaacggattaaaaatcaataatacaccatagttttattttctttcatacAATTTCCTGAATTCTTTCGATTCTTCCTGTCCTTTCTGTCCACCAAGCTCTCTCTAAGGCCTTTCCACGGCAATTGCAATCCCCATTCCACCTCCAATGCACAGAGATGCGATACCTTTCTTGGCATTTGTACGCTCCATGGCATACAACAGAGTGACCAAGATTCGGGCTCCTGAAGCACCAATGGGATGCCCAAGGGCAATAGCACCACCCTGGATGTTAATCTTAGCTGGATCTAGCTCCAATTCACGCTGAACAGCAATTGCCTGAGCAGCAAAGGCTTCATTGAGCTCAAAAATGTCCACATCTTTCTTATTCCATCCGGCCTTGGTGCAAACCGCATTGACAGCTGGCACTGGACCAATTCCCATAACACGTGGATCAACACCGCCCTGAGCAAAAGCCACAATCCTGGCCAGAGGCTGAAGACCACGGCGTTTCATCTCATCCTCACCCATCAAGAGCACCGCAGCTGCTGAATCGTTAATCCCCGAGGCATTTCCTGCAGTAACAGTCCCCGTGGATGTAAATGCTGGACGCAATTTCTGCATATCGGCCAGAGAAGCTCCATGCTTAGGATGCTCATCCTGAGTAATCTTAATTTCCCCCTTGCGATCTTTCACAGTGACTGGAACAATTTCCTTGTCAAAGTATCCCTTCTTCTGACTCTCCTCCGTCAATTGCTGTGACTTCAGGGCATGAGCATCCTGTTCCTCTCGTGTAATCCGATGCTTTTCAGCCAGGTTCTCCGCCGTGACGCCCATATGGATGTTATATTGAGCATCAGTGAGACCATCGTGAAGCAATGTATCCAACATTGTTCCCGGTCCCAGCCTAACACCTTCCCTCAAGTGAATTGCATGTGGTGCTTTTGTCATACTCTCCTGACCACCACAAATTACAATCTTAGCATCACCACTCCTGATAGCCTGATATCCCAGCATGACTGACTTCACACTGGAACCACAGAGCATATTGAGGACATATGCAGGAGTTTCCAAGGGAATCCCAGCTGCCAGTGCTGCCTGTCGCCCTGGATTTTGACCCTGACCAGCAGTGAGAGCCTGTGTGCAAAAAAAACCCCACCGGAAATATAAATCCATAAAATTATTGTTTATCTCCAACATCTCTCCAAGCAGCGGTTTTTTGAATTACCTGCCCCAAAATAACTTCAGATACATCTTCGGCCTTGACATTCGCTCGTGTGAGAACTTCCTTAATCACCACCGCACCCAAATCTGCTGCTGAGAGTTTGGAAAAGCATCCATTGAAGCTGCCTGCAAGATGAATGATGACCAggagaaattttcaaatcaaCTTACTTCATTGGCATCcccctaaaaaaaaactcctcagACTCACCAATTGGTGTCCTAGCAGCTGACACAATATACACGTTCGTCAGAGACATTCTCAGGGAGGGTATTCTTTTTATTTGGGTTCTTCCTATCAGCTGTACAGAGACACGTCACAAGagatatctttttttatttggtgGAACAGAAAgagaaaacagtgaaaaaagaaattgaggAAATTTACACCTTTCTCATCGGACTGTATCAGAGAGACTGGCACAGTCGAAATCGTCGGAGTCGGAACAAATGCGAGGATGAGGAGTGGAGCATGGGGAGCATGCGAGAGTAGAAGATATGATTCAAGTGGGGAAATAATACGCATAAAACGTGCTTCTTTACTGTTTAGGGGAGCGCAGGGCAACATGAGACAGACGAACATAACGATTTACGAAAAAATTACTTAGCAAGATTgctaaattttttcttaatttatagggagaagtggggcgcctttgaattggggcagctttaaaattaagcatattttctcctatttttaaatataactaCTTACTACCTACTAACTACTTTTAAATGTCCACAAACTAATTGGAatgctaaattacattaaaataagccccaattcgttttaaaaatacgagaaaaaatccaatttcaaaaaagtaccccaattgaaaaggtgctccacttcccccaaaatttagaaaatatttcgaatttattaaaatacccGAAATAATTTCAAAGCATATTAAATTATTTGCGAGCCAATTTTGAAATAGCAATTTGACTCAGTACCAGAGGGGATAACGTATTTacagaaattatttattgtCAGGAAGTTATTTTAGAAACATTAAATCGTTTTGATACTCGGAAACTTGTGCACAAAACACGGAAATTttcaggggcctctcaacatttcatttttccatacgtttctgcatagaggcactgaagactattgggaagtattttcctaaagagaattgacttataagtctgatatatttcgaaattgtgcactaaaagctatctaaaaatacatatttcataatgctcgctgaaataatacaagaactatgagcaaatttctttaagtcgcggtgcaatagctgcaaaatttttacaaggaaaagtgaaaaatatcttcgctttttattaggcttgatgggcccctggaaaTTTTGCTATAAATGCAGAAATATGGGTCTAAGAAACACGGAAAGGATTTTAGAAACATTACTGGAATTAGGCGCTAAGTAGAGTTATGCCctgcctagacacacttacgacttaagccgagagacgacttagtggaaaattatggaaatgtagtttaaccattatttctattataattacgctaagccgtctctcggctaatcttcaggtctgtTAAGGCCCTTATGCTGAtgcttgagaatatttagcatatAGACTTTTGTAATAAAATGATTAGTCTTAATAATAATATACGATGAGGGTTTAAGATTGCGGATTAGATTAGAGgtcttttgcacaaatattaCTTTACCTGATCCTTTACCGTCAACTTTTGCAGACTCAATTTCGAAGATCAGTCTGATTGTATTTGAAGCTTTAAAATTGTATAATCACAATTTCCAACATgtaataagggaagagcaccacggatcggaatgtttacagacatgctccatatgtagttgaaaatataagccccaAAACACTTTTTGATATCTTTGTTTTTGTTAATTAGTCTATTAATTATCCATTTAACTAGATCTgtgcatttcatttttaaatatttacaatcaaataataaaaaataggtgttAATGAAAAcctgcactctgtacctcggatcgtcatgaattgaatcaggtgtctcacagaaaattggttttataaattgaatCTGAGGTAATGCAATGAATTCTTGTAAGagttaaatagtaaaaagtagctaataatttttaaaaattaattttatttggagcaacgaTATGGTATTattctgacgatccgaggaacactgccgactgctggtgctcttcccttatacaaCAATAGCATTGTCTATTTTTTCTTATGAGTTATACtgttagatttatttatttttttaataaaaatattaagaaataaaatatccaagatGAACTGTTCAATTGTTTTCTAATCTCAGTCCCTGTGGACTGATCCGATGATACATATCTTATTCAATTGACCATATCaggttttgtggaatttttacGTTCATCGATTTATGAAAAATGAGCTAATCCAATTtccgaaattatatttttttattttttagaacttttcaGGACCTCGCAATAGAGGCTACGGAGCTGAAGGCATTTTTTCTCTTGTCCTATGTCTTATTCTCACTAACATAGAA is from Phlebotomus papatasi isolate M1 chromosome 1, Ppap_2.1, whole genome shotgun sequence and encodes:
- the LOC129805535 gene encoding probable ribosome biogenesis protein RLP24, with the translated sequence MRIETCYFCSSKIYPGKGVQFVRNDCKVFKFCRSKCHRAFKRKKNPRKTRWTKAYRKTAGKELTVDPSFEFEKRRNIPVKYNRELWNRTLDAMQKITEIKERRERHFVMERLRKGTQVEIEMDVKDVQRNMALIRSPAAGLRERRAKEKELEDSQMDLEEEEITYVPAKELEKQLEEEAMEDTREMMMEA
- the LOC129805541 gene encoding U7 snRNA-associated Sm-like protein LSm10, which encodes MDDFESRREKAAYFHTLSSVLFCLRGKSIVIDLKNEAIACGIVDEVDGFMNVNLRKVVFVSEKGEQRMFEQFYVPKRKIRYVHLPKLEMPIGSLLEAQFSGSSRRQKNPRHQKKSFKQLRSHRYQQEILREHRLAESTSTGKISEIECKNPSNKTNKTD
- the LOC129805331 gene encoding acetyl-CoA acetyltransferase, with the protein product MSLTNVYIVSAARTPIGSFNGCFSKLSAADLGAVVIKEVLTRANVKAEDVSEVILGQALTAGQGQNPGRQAALAAGIPLETPAYVLNMLCGSSVKSVMLGYQAIRSGDAKIVICGGQESMTKAPHAIHLREGVRLGPGTMLDTLLHDGLTDAQYNIHMGVTAENLAEKHRITREEQDAHALKSQQLTEESQKKGYFDKEIVPVTVKDRKGEIKITQDEHPKHGASLADMQKLRPAFTSTGTVTAGNASGINDSAAAVLLMGEDEMKRRGLQPLARIVAFAQGGVDPRVMGIGPVPAVNAVCTKAGWNKKDVDIFELNEAFAAQAIAVQRELELDPAKINIQGGAIALGHPIGASGARILVTLLYAMERTNAKKGIASLCIGGGMGIAIAVERP
- the LOC129805319 gene encoding 5'-nucleotidase domain-containing protein 1; translated protein: MLTTRGLNYILAPFSVGSKIVRCQGVCCTRSFFVDYQSDFGIFSVEKNKYKHLTRSLSTRRSVRTTDLGDTRISEKAGKMASKFNLSDYDFVGFDLDNTVLRYNIRNVVEMEYQQLAKYLVNKKGYSAKLLHQTLEDGVDFLQKGLVLDCEKGNILRISRTGTVLRAAHGSRFLTDDEIIGYYGPEKRWSLIEQYSSNILDIWNGPVSMKLRNLLDYFDMPVSLLFSRIVDTIDAEHGKVQSKYSVWPDILSGLVHIYSREHFKSGVSEYFNLIKAHPEKYLLKTNPSIIKWLREIKRTKATFLLTGSNTDFADFTANYALGDQWRDLFDAVICFARKPAFFSDRRPFLEVSGYEECGPADVNNLRLGQIYTQGNATDLVEMLKQKNPVDNPKVLYVGDNLIQDVFAPSTICGWDTVAVSEELNHREPDEKLIKSNCWDSYFSCGGQKSFWSEIIEKHSKICIPSLDVLAEKPLDYSYPAFGDDSETRGYHK